From the Chrysiogenia bacterium genome, one window contains:
- a CDS encoding DUF4405 domain-containing protein produces MGKTRSGGIELAALAGLLLVFWLANSHFSASLRNTSYASGWVLMVLLLALALCLPGTLLARAHAGLGIVALALFVAHMNFGLPDGGFEILLALLFVAVSLSGIVGRRAAPAAEGEQAVPAWRYVHLSLTWALVGFALIHGILMHAHGLLAWWMG; encoded by the coding sequence ATGGGGAAGACAAGGAGCGGGGGGATTGAACTCGCAGCCCTCGCCGGGCTCCTGCTTGTCTTCTGGCTGGCAAACTCCCATTTCAGCGCATCTCTTCGCAATACTTCCTATGCCAGCGGCTGGGTCCTGATGGTCCTGCTGCTTGCGCTGGCGCTTTGTCTTCCGGGAACCCTCCTGGCGCGCGCCCATGCGGGCCTCGGGATTGTCGCCCTCGCGCTCTTTGTCGCTCACATGAACTTCGGCCTGCCCGATGGCGGGTTCGAGATCCTGCTGGCGCTGCTCTTTGTGGCAGTCTCGCTGAGCGGGATTGTCGGGCGCCGCGCGGCCCCCGCCGCCGAGGGGGAGCAGGCCGTTCCCGCCTGGCGCTACGTGCACCTCTCGCTGACCTGGGCGCTTGTGGGCTTCGCGCTGATCCACGGAATCCTGATGCACGCCCACGGCCTGCTGGCCTGGTGGATGGGGTAG